The sequence below is a genomic window from Sander lucioperca isolate FBNREF2018 chromosome 6, SLUC_FBN_1.2, whole genome shotgun sequence.
AATAACGTTACCATTTTAACTTGATAATGATAGGACATAGAAGGGTGGTCAGGTTTGCGACCTTGGAAGGCTTTGCATTataatatatgttatatattccATGTCATTTAGATGGCCTGCTATATTCTGGCATATATGGTCAAATGACTCGAATTATAACCTAACTCGACATCAGTCTGGTCTTTGTCTTCTATTTGTCCTCTATTTTGTGTCTTATGTTAACTATAAGCAATATATAATTACTGGCTATAGAATAATGGCTAGAAGGGCAAATGCACAGGTGTTGCAGTATAGCctatttgttgtctttttcATATTTAAGGTAGAGTTATGATCTTTCTCTGGTATCACTTTTCTTGTCCACAGAAAACTGGGTTCCCAGCGTATGCTGAAAAAAAGGATGTTAATtgtagattgttttgcttgtgtTATAATATGTGGCCTCAAATAACTTAACTCCTCTCTTTCATGTGTCACTTTTCGAAGGTTTCATATTCTCAAGGTCACATTTCATCTGGTACAGTAACACTGTAACACCACTGGCAGTCCTGTGACCCAAGAAAATAATGTGCTGCAGCTGAAGATGGGTGGTAGCGGCTCCAAATCCAAAGGATTTTGGCCTTTTTCTGGCTCAGGTAGTACGGACGATCCAACCAAAGATGGAAACGAGCAGTCAATGGCGAGAGTTCGAAGTTTCCCAAGTGCAACACCTTTTGTGTTAACTAGACGAAGGTAAATATAGCCTCAGCATGTAGCCTCCATCATGCTTTCTTCAGAACATTCATAGAGATCTGTTCCAATAAGCATATTGCCGGCTTACAACACAAATACCCATATTGATATTCCTCTTAGTTCCCAGTAAAAgcagatttttgttttgtttactgtATTAATTTGGAGTTTATagttttattagtttatttttttggggtccTGGTCCCTTTGCGCCCAGAATGTTTCAAAGAAAAATAGCTCCACATTGATGTGATGACATCTCTCAGTTCCTGCCGATGTGGCAATGCATATAGTTTCATTTTTAGTTTTACTTTATTAgtcatacagtatgtaggtTAACATGGGGTCAACGGAACAATGACGGTACAAGGCTGTGCCATCTCCACCACTCCACTACATGCTTTAAACATCATGCCCAACCTCGCCTAAAAAGGTGTACTATTGAGCTGAAATGTGGGTATGAAGAAGGCTGTTGGAGTTAGCCAATGTGGTTAAAGTTATTGGACAGAACTCAAGAATGTTTTATGACATGGTGTCAAGACCATCGAGAGACGCACCTGTGTTTGCACagaaaatgttcccacacattCACCTCTAGCCTGTGTTGTTGACATAAATTCACGTTGTTTGCACAACAATTCTGACCCATCCTCTGTTGCATTATACCGTAAACCAGGACTTGTCAGATCAGTTGATGTCTATTCCTTCAGCCAAGTTCCTAATATGGAAAATATGGATGGATAATGTGCCCACTCTATCTTCATTTCCCTCGTTTTTATTTGACAGGAGTGGACACAAGCATAGTGTTCGGCTGCTGCACACAGCTGTTGTACTGAGCTGTTACTGTACTCTTCTGAGTTTTCAAAACCAGGCATTTTACCCACAGGAAGACAGCTGACTgaatgttttgatttttttttttacattttttatgtaaacTACTTATTGTAAGGTAAAAAATTCCAAAGAGGTTTACTGATGAAGCCAAGGCATAAGCAAACTAAGCAGCTCGTTATAGGTTTTTAAATGCTCACACATTTGTGGACTCAACACCCTAAAAccattttgcttttgttttggttGTGTATCTTTAGTGGCTTTTTTTGACTAACTCTCTTTGTGTAGCACCAAATAGTAGCCTGTATGCAAAAACtagataagatatactttattgtcccgcAGGTAAATTTGGCTCTAAGCCACTGCAACACACAACAAACTTGCCAACAATGTCACAATACACATACACCCATAGAACATATATCATACACTCATGCATAAAAGTGCTTAAATTCACATGTTGAGTgtcaaaacaaaagacaaaagtttcaaataataaaaccagttataatcaaaccagataataaataatcaaGTTGCAATATCTTAGTCATCCAATAAAATCATATTATATAATACTACAACTTGGTGCGATTTAATATTTTGAGTGATTAATGAATTTTTGTATCAGTTTAGCCTGCAATTTGGCACTTTGACAACTGTCGGCCTGAAGGCAACACCTTGAATTCTGGGTTTAGAATGTGTGTTGGGTCAGTCCGAATCTTTTGTGCCTCCCTGAGCACAGATTTTTCAAGGCTTTTCTTTTCCCCTTTATGATCTTCATGGCCGTTTGAGTAAGACGTGCAAGCTTAGACTTTAACTGTGCTGACAGGTTACCATAACATACTTGCCATTGTGATTTACACTCTCCAAAATTGTTTGATAAAATCAAATCATGAGTTTACTATTTACATCATAGATCTAAGGCTtctcaacaaaaaacaaaaaaaacatcctctGTTGCAACCTAGAACaaaagtttttcaaaatgtacaTGCCATGTGAGTGTGGACGCCaagatatttatattataaactCGATTTATGGGGACATGAATGATGTGATATGTGAATGATTGCTGGACTATGGTCACCAATTGACTTTGGATCGATTATCATCTCCCCAGTTTCCTTTACATTCACATTAAGGTGGTGAGCATCACAATGGTCCACAACAATGTTTGATATTCATGTCATCAAACGTTGTGTGATAAAGAATTACTGATAAAATGACTCTTGTAATATTGTCGTTTTAGTATCTTCTGAAGGTTtggatacacacagacatattatGTTTGTACGGCTAATTAATTTGgtctctctgctgcagctctATGTACTTTGATGAAGATGGCGACCTGGCCCATGAGTTCTATGAAGAGGCCATTGTGACAAAAAATGGACGTAAAAAAGCCAAGCTGAAGAGGATTCAAAAAAACCTAACACCTCAGGTGAGGAAATTATAATCCCTAAATGAATTATCCCTTACTTACCATCAGTAGTTCTCTGTATTATCAGTCCAAATAATTGTAATCTCTCTTGTGTCCTTCCAGGGAATTATAAAGCTGGACATCCCTTGCATCCATGTAGATTTCCCAGTTGTCCTCTGTGAAGCCTGATGATGTCTGAGCAGTGTCTCAGACTAGCCACTGTGTCAACTCCGTCCTGTGGTTTCCCCTACAGCTGGAAGCCTGAACCACcttttaaaataacatgatCTCTTGATATATGTGATGCCCTTTTGTGGACAGGCTGATGCAATGTGTGCTGAGCCTCTGCATGTGATCTGTTTTGGCTTGTGTGCGGTTAGACACAGAATAGGTCACCAATGGAGATCTAGAAGGGTGCCTATGTGGCAAAACCTGCTCAGTTTACAGATCAtggtttgtgtgcatgtaagtgtgaatgtgtgtgcagaCAGAGTCCTGACTTTATTGCTGCGGATTGTTTTCTGGTATGATTCATAGAACCTTAGGAGTTAGAGGAGAATGTAACCAGTTCTTCCCTCTGTCACGATCATATCTGGAGTGGGAAAGTTTTGAGTGCACACTTGTTTTTTGACACCAACATGACTTGCTTTATTATGCAAAGAACAGGATTTGTTTATTGATAATAGCCTAGGGAGTTGACAATCAGTGGCCCACAAAATCTGAAGTGGATTAATGTCATATTATAATGTTGGATTGACTGGCTTCAATGACCTCAGAGCCACACATGTACACAGCAGCAGTGAGTCTAGTAAGAGatcctgttgttttgtttgctgctttggCATATTATGTTTCacttttaatttattataactgtttttttaattacaatatCAAATACTCAACTGTGTCATGGtctgttttttatattaatgcatTATAGCTGAACAGCTTATTAAAGAGCCTATACTTTCTCACAAGCTGTCAAGACAAAAGGGGAAAGATACGTTTTATAATCATGGCCTTAATAACTCCTGCAGGCTTACATTCTACAACTGAAAAGTTACGTGGTGGGTGTTTAATTAGCTGAttctaaattaaaaaataatctgaaaatatttttaacTCAAGATGCATTTACTACGTAGGAGTTTTTTCAATGGTTACATTCTCCCCCACCATGTACTGTATGACTGCCTGTAATGACATGACCTAAGAACTAAACTTAGGTCTGGGAAGTTAGACCTGCATGGTGGGAAATATTTACAGAATCTAAATCTGTGGCTTTAAATGGACTAAACTCCTGATACACACCACATTCTGCTGAGGAAaactaaaatgttgaaaaagatgAAGGAAGTTACAGGAGGAAATCTCTTTTAATTAGCGTCAAATATGTCTTGCTACACCAAGTCTTTTTCTAACAATTATTTGGCAAGCTTATAAGAGCTAGTAATCAAATAACTTACAGACAGAGAATTCAGCTTTTTGGCAAAGGTTGTAAATACTAAAATGAACTGACAGGACCTGTTCACCCATGTAGTGGAATGAATGCTCCTGACCTCCACCTGTGATGAAATTAGCCACCTGCATGGGTAATTGCAAACAGTTGGGAGGtgaagtgtgtgcatgtgtgtctgctaATGAAGCCTGGGTGAAGGTAAGAGAGGAGTGAAGTATACCAACACAATCTCCATGGGAAAGGGATTTCTACAAAGCTGTCTGTGATATTGTTCTATTCAGAGGATAAAGAGGGCTGTGCCAAAACCCACTCCACTTTATTGCTTCCATGAAATGATTTTACTCTACACAAgcctttttgtatttttatttttttaacctctgGATAAGTATCTTTTCCAGCAGTGTCTAGGGGAGACATGACTGCACAATTACTTTTTGTTGTTTACTTAATAAAGCTGTAATAATATGCAAGACCATGAGGTGAATAGCATTATTGAGGTTCAAAGAACAGATTTGACTCAGCAAACCACCCGTACTGTGGCTTTGCTGACAAACGTCTGAGCACATTTTAGGACAGGAAATGAAAGTAAGCTATTAACCACATAAACCATTaccttttatatatattatctatCTCCATATTATTGTTTACcttgtcattaaaaaaaaaaaaaaaaagtgagtaaTTCTACTTTCTTACAAAGCTGtatgttcatttttattttattttggaaaCAGAGAAATCAAGTATAGCTTAGCTGATTTACCTATGTACTCTGGAGGAGCTGTCTATTAGTCATGAGGTCTGAATGAGTATTAGAAAAAGGTAATAATGAGACAATGAGGTCAATTGTGTGAAAATACAAACTGTCAATATAAGCACCTTAAGGTGTATTAGTTAGGTGCAAACAAAGAGTAATTCAACTCTCAGAGGTACAATGACCACATTtagttcaacaaaaaaaaaaatcaattgctATTTTTATGATGCATGAGTCTTGGCATCTACATCAAGTCCCTATATGGTGAAGTCACTTCTTGCTTTTGCTGACCTTTGCATCTTAACCGCTTTTCGACCACATGAACTTTCCCCGGTATTCGGAACCTTTTGAGAAACTAGCCTGTGGTAATAACTTTTAGAGACAATTTGATGGCCCTCGTATAAGCTATTTCTTTACACACTtaacaaaacagacaaacaaccTTGTGTTTGAAAGTAAAACTCAACATAACATTGATTTGAAATCACTTTTTAGCTGCATATAATGATGAACAAAttgttgcatgttttaacaTATCAACTCAGAAATGTGTGCTAAAATCTTTATAATGGATTCTAAAGCCTTTATTGCTATATCCCAAACTTCACGAGGATCATAAGTAAGCCATAACTGCAATAAATCCAGTTTCAGCTGTGAATTggtttcaaatgttttcagctgAGTCATGGTAAACTCTATTTACTGTGCTATCTGCTGCTTTGGTGTTCAAACTggtaaaaaaagttacaaagcTTAATAGAAAATCTGTGTGTGCCCTGTCAATGACATCCGAACAATGTGCTTTAAACAGTAGGCCTATAGATTTGAGTCTGTCTCAACcataacagtctatggtctcaACTGGATGATGTCAGAGAAGCAGGCAAAAAAGAAACTCCTCAACAGaggtggagcctgctggaggTTTAAATACCAGTTGGTGGTGGATTTTAACCCAGAACCTACAACTGTCTTTGTCTGCTCTGTTGAGGGGAACTCACATACTTTAATGATGAAGCACAATAAGAAGCTTGAGCTATATGCACCCTGATCCAAACAGCTTGACTGAACTACTTTCATCCGAAGATTAGAGAGGAAAAGGTTGCTGGTAAGAGACATTGTTTGGACACAGCCAgaaattacatattttaaaaCGTATTAATGATAATTGTGCTGCATcaacataaaaaatgttttttttttctcacagttGGACTGCATTTGTTACTATTCCGAGCTAGCTCATATTCAAGCTAAAAATGTATAGAAGAATAACCTGAGAGCTTTTAAGTGACTTTTCTCAGAGCAGATGCAAGATATAAATCTGATTCAATTCCA
It includes:
- the tusc2b gene encoding tumor suppressor 2, mitochondrial calcium regulator b, whose protein sequence is MGGSGSKSKGFWPFSGSGSTDDPTKDGNEQSMARVRSFPSATPFVLTRRSSMYFDEDGDLAHEFYEEAIVTKNGRKKAKLKRIQKNLTPQGIIKLDIPCIHVDFPVVLCEA